The Lachnospiraceae bacterium KM106-2 nucleotide sequence TCTTCCAACATTTTCAGAAGGAAAAGAAGGAAATGGAATCGAGATGAAAGGCGGATTCTCTGGTTATGTCAAGTTGCCGACAGCTTTAACAAAACGAGTAGAACAAGCTACGATTTCCATGGACGTGAAGTTAAGTGATGCACAGGAAAATGACACTCGTTTGTTTGAATTTGGAGATATGGATGATCATTATTTTTATGTATCATTCTGTAATGGAAATGAGTTAAAAGTAACAGCAACGGATTTAGATACCGGCAAAGCTCAAAGCGTATTAAGCGGAGTTTCGCTAGTACCTGGATATTGGAAGAACATTGCCGTTACACTGAAGGAAAATGCAATCATCCTTGCTGTAGATGGCATAAAGAAGGCCGAACTAAAAGAGAGTAACTTTAAGTTATCAGGCTTAGGTGAGGTACAGCGAAATTATATTGGAAGATCACAAAATGATAAGACAGCCTTCTTAAAGGGAACAGTAGATAATTTCGAGATGAGATCTTATGCAATGTCAGCAGATGAGTTAAAAGAGACATATGGTACATCGGAAGAAAGAAAGATGGTATCCAGTAAGACGGCATCCTGTGTTACCACAGTTGGGACAGAACCAATATTACCAGCACAGGTTGAAGTACTTTATTCGGATGGTGTCTATGAAAAGACTGATGTTGAGTGGGAGCAGGTAGATAAGGATTCTTATAGTAAAGCCGGAGTATTTCATGTGAAAGGAAAGATTGCCGGGGGTACGATCACCGCTGATGCTAAGGTAACGGTAGTAGCAGGTTCCGAGAAGAATTTATCTTCTTTAGCAACGCCAACAGCAATTATTGATACTCCAAATGATCTAGGTGGAGTTGCAGGATTGAACGATGGATATGATCCAAGTTCTTCACGAGATAAAGAACATGGTGTATGGCATAACTGGCAGGGAGATAAGACGGGACCAGCCTGGGTTCAATATACTTGGGAAGATAAGGTCGTACTAACTAGTATGGATGCTTATTATTTCACAGATGGAAACTTTGCACCTGCTACAGTAAGTGTTGAGTACAAGGATGAGGAAGGCAATTGGATCTCTGTTTCTAATCCAAAAGGTTTGGGTGTTGCATTAGATCAATATAATCATACGACATTTAATCCGGTAGAAACGACAGCAATTCGAATGATCATGACACCTGCCAAAGAAGGAATCGGTGTTATTGAGTGGAAGGTATTTGGCTACTCGGATGCAACGATATTGAATAAAGAGCCATTAAAACAGATGATCAAACAGGCATCTGGTATTCAAGAAGAATTTATCATGAGTGGTTATGATTCCTTAGAAGCAGCGTTAAAAGAAGCAAAAGAATTGTTAGATAATAAAACGCTGACGCAAGAACAATTAGATAAGGAAACGAAGAAATTAGCAGATGCTATCGGTGACTTAGTTGTAATTGATAATAATATCGCGTTAACGGCAGCGGTAAGTACCAGCTATGTTTCATCATGGGAGACTCTTGGAGCAGTGAATGATAATCTGGTTTCTAAGAATTCTCTTGCAGATGGTGTGAAGAGATATGGTACCTGGGGAAATGAGTCTGCTTATGAGACAGTAACCTATTCTTGGCCGGTTGATATGACCATTGATTCTTCAGATCTTTATATCTGGTGCGACAATGGTGGAATCTTAGTTCCTGATTCCTATACGTATCAGTACTTGAATGAGGAAGGAAAATGGACAGAGATAAAGGATGCCAAGGGGTTAGAAACTAAGCTGGATCAATTTAATACGACGACGTTTCCAACTAAGATCAAGACAAAAGAATTACGCATAAAGTTAAATAAAGTAGCAAAAGACAGTAATGGAGTGGGATTGATCGAATGGAAAGCAATCGGAAAGAGATATGTAGAGGATAAGCCAACTCCATCGCCGGAGGATAGCAAAGAGCCAGAGGTTACACCAACAATAACGCCAACGGTGGTACCAACCGTACCAGCAGCAACGCAAACTCCAGCACCAGAGCAAAGCAAGGTTCCAGTAGTAACACCAGTACCTTCTAAATCACCTCAAGAAAGTCCTACGCCAACTTTACCAGTCAAATCGAATCGATCAAAATTACCGAAAAAGGGAAAAGTTTATAAGGTTCAGGCTTACCGGTACCAAATCACTAAGTCAGATAGTAAAAAGGGAACCGTGACTCTTCTGGGGACTACAAATAAAAAAGCAACGATAATAAAGGTAGCAGATCAAGTGAAGATTAAGGGATATCGCTTTAAGGTAACAGCAATCAGTAAAAATGCATTCCGTAAGAATCACAAGATTAAATCAATCATCATCGGAAAGAATGTCACTTCAATTGGAGCGCAGGCATTCTATCAATGCAATAGGGTCTCAAAAATTACGATAAATACGAGAGTACTTCGAAAAGTAGGAAGCCAGGCATTTGATAAGATAGGGAAGAAAGCAAAGATAAAGGTACCAAAAGCGAAGTATAATGCTTATCGTAAATTATTGAAAAAATACCTGAAGAAATATCAGATTAAGAAAATGAAATAAGGATACAAGAAAGTGGTCTGCTTAAGAAGAAAGCAGTCCACTTTCTTTTTTGGGGACAGGAATAATTTAAATTGCACTTGTTAAGAATAACAGAATGCTTACAAACAATTTTTACCATTTCCACAAAAATGGGTAATATTCCATAATGAAATGTATGAAATATGAATAAATTTGAAAAAATAGTAAAAAAGTATTTCTAAAATATGGAAATGGTGTTATAATATGTATGCATTTGGCAATAAAAGTAAATTATTAGGTAATATCAATCAGTTTCATGAAAGCTGGTTGTTACAAATACACTAAATGATTTAGGAGGTAAATTTTACGATGGCAAAATGGGTTTATAAGTTCAAAGAAGGAAATGCCGATATGAGAAACCTTCTTGGCGGCAAAGGTGCTAACCTCGCTGAGATGACATGCTTAGGATTACCAATCCCACAGGGATTTACGGTTACAACAGAAGCATGTACTGAGTATTACAATAACGGCAAAGAAATCAGCGAAGAGATTCAAGAACAGATCTTTCAAAATTTGAAAGATTTAGAGGAGATCCAAAACAAGAAATTTGGTGATGAGGAAGATCCTTTATTAGTTTCCGTTCGTTCTGGTGCGAGAGCTTCAATGCCTGGTATGATGGATACAATCTTAAACTTAGGTTTAAATGATGTTTCTGTTGAGGGATTTGCTAAAAAGACTGGAAATCCAAGATTCGCTTACGATTCCTACCGCAGATTTATTCAAATGTTCTCTGATGTTGTTATGGAGATGAGCAAGACTTTCTTCGAGGGAATTCTTGATGAAGTTAAAGCTTCTAAAGGTGTTAAATATGATACTGAGTTAACAGCTGATGACTTAAAAGAAGTTATCGTTCGTTACAAAGCAATTTATAAAGAAAAAATGGGACAGGATTTCCCACAAGATCCTAAGGTTCAATTAATGGAAGCTGTAAAAGCAGTATTCCGTTCTTGGGATAACCCACGTGCTATCTACTACCGCAGAATGAACGATATTCCTGGTAACTGGGGTACTGCAGTAAACGTTCAATGCATGGTATTTGGTAATATGGGTAATACATCAGGCACAGGTGTTGCATTTACACGTAACCCATCTACTGGTGAAGCTAAGATTTACGGTGAGTATCTGATCAATGCACAAGGTGAAGATGTTGTTGCTGGTATCCGTACTCCACAACCTATCACGAAATTAGCCGAAGATCTTCCAGAATGCTATACAGAATTCATGAAGATCGCTAAAACTCTTGAAGATCATTATAGAGATATGCAAGATATGGAATTCACTATTCAGGAAGGACATTTATACTTCTTACAAACTCGTAATGGCAAGAGAACTGCTCCAGCAGCTCTTCAAATCGCTTGCGATCTTGTTGATGAAGGAAAGATCACTCCTGAGGAAGCAATTACTCGTATCGAAGCAAAATCATTAGATCAATTATTACATCCAGGATTTGATGCTGCAGCATTAAAAGCTGCTACTCCAGCTGGCAGAGGTCTTCCAGCATCTCCAGGTGCTGCTGCAGGTAAAGTTTATTTCACAGCAGAAGATGCTAAGAATCATCATGAAGCAGGTGAAAGAGTTATCTTAGTTCGTCTTGAGACTTCTCCAGAAGATATCGAAGGTATGCATGCATCTCAAGGTATCTTAACTGTTCGTGGCGGTATGACTTCTCATGCAGCAGTTGTTGCACGTGGTATGGGTACTGCTTGTGTATCTGGATGTGGAGATATTAAGATCAACGAAGAAGAAGGTTACTTCGAAATCGATGGTAAGACAGTAAAAGAGGGAGATTACATCTCATTAGATGGTTCTACAGGAAATATCTATCTTGAAGATATCCCAACTGTAGAAGCTTCTATCAGTGGTAATTTCGAACGTATTATGAAATGGGCTGATGAATTCAGAACATTACAAGTTAGAACAAATGCAGATACTCCAGCAGATGCTAAAAATGCTGTTAAGTTTGGTGCACAAGGTATTGGTCTTTGCCGTACTGAGCATATGTTCTTCGATGCAGAAAGAATTCCTAAGATCCGTAAGATGATCCTTTCTAAGACAGTTGAAGCAAGAGAAGAAGCTTTAAATGAATTAATTCCTTTCCAGAAAGGTGATTTCAAAGCATTATATGAAGTTATGGAAGGAAGACCAGTTACCATTCGTTTCTTAGATCCACCTCTTCATGAATTCGTTCCTACTGAAGAAGATGATATTATTGCATTAGCAAAAGATATGAACTTAACGGTAGATGAAGTAAAAGCAACTTGTAATGCACTTCATGAATTCAATCCTATGATGGGACACAGAGGATGCCGTCTTGCAGTTACTTATCCAGAGATTGCAAGAATGCAGACAAGAGCCGTAATGGAAGCTGCTATTGAAGTAAAAGCAGAGAAAGGTTTCAATGTAGTTCCTGAAATTATGATCCCATTAGTCGGTGAGAAGAAAGAATTAAAATTTGTAAAAGATGTTGTTGTTGAGACAGCTGAATTAGTTAAGAAAGAAAAAGGTTCTGACATCGAGTATCATATCGGTACAATGATCGAGATCCCTCGTGCAGCATTAATGGCTGATGAGATTGCTGAAGAAGCTGAGTTCTTCTCATTTGGTACAAATGACTTAACTCAGATGACATTTGGTTTCTCTCGTGATGATGCTGGTAAATTCTTAGATTCTTATTACACAAATAAGATCTATGAATCAGATCCATTCGCAAGATTAGATCAAAAAGGTGTTGGCCAATTAGTGAAACTTGCTGCTGAGAAAGGTAAAGCTACAAGATCTAACATTAAGTTAGGTATCTGTGGTGAGCATGGTGGAGATCCATCTACAATCGACTTCTGTCACAGAGTTGGTTTAACTTATGTATCTTGTTCTCCATTCCGTGTACCAATCGCAAGATTAGCCGCAGCGCAAGCCGCAATTGCAAACAAATAAAGTAGACTTCATAATCAGTAAAGATAGGCACCGTTTCATATTTGTATGAGACGGTGCCTATTTACTTTCTACTCTTCAGCAGAAAGTAATAAAGACATTTGATATACTGATACAGAAAAGTAACTTATCCAAGATCTCGAAGAAGGAAAAGAAAAAATGATGGATATTCTTGAAATTATGTTATCATCATTTTATCGACAAGACTAGGAAGAATAAATATCTGATTGAAATTGAAGAGTGGGATCAACTGAAAAAGATGCCAGATTAAAAGCCTTCTGATGAACTTTTGTACATTTAAGAGATAATTGTTGATATAATAAACATTTATGTAACTTGAATAGTATAAATTAAGCCATAATATGAGCTGATTTTCTTGACTTGAATGATGATAATTTAGATCAATAGGATAGAAAAATATCAGTTGCTATTTACACAAGGAAGATAAAATGTGATGAGAAAAACTGTGAAGATACAGGTACATGAATTTCTGCAATTGATTGGTAAATTACATGATGAATTCAAAATAGCCATACAAAGTGGAAATATTGTAGCAGCAATGGAAATTTTGGTGAATTGTCAGGATCAAGCGATTCAGATTGGAACGTTGATTGAAAGCTCATAAGGCGAAGGTTTTGTGACCGTTGGTATGCTAGAAGAATACTGTGAGTTGGTCTATCTATTTCTTCCATACAATGCATCGATGTGGGAGTCGTTGGAGAGTATTTGGAAGGCAGCACGTGATGATCCAAATTATGATGTCTATGTAATTCAAATTCCTTTATTTGTTCTGCCATGAATGAAAAAGGTGTGGTGTTGTATGGTGCTGGTAGGCAGGGCCTTATTGCGCTTGAAATATTAGAGAGAGAAAAGTTTCATATAAATGCAATTGCTGATCGAGAGGCCGGAAAGGAATGTGGAACTTTTCAGGCAATTTCACTGGAAGAATTATGTGCAACAGGAAATCAGGAAGTATGTATTATGACACCGGGGGTAGAATTATCAGAAGTAAAAAAGAGATTAGAGAAATCTTTTAAAATGGTATTGGACTATTCGATCATCACTTGGATGTTATATTATATTCCGGGGGAAAGAGAGGATAGAGAGTATTTCTGATGTTGATCTAAATGAAGATCATCAGTTAGGTTTCTTAACTAAAGAGTACATAGAGGAGTAGAAAGGAGAAGTGATTGATGAAAAAATATTTCTGGATCAGTGTATTCACGATAATTTTATTTATTCCGTTATTTCAACAGACGGCCACGGCTGATACCGGTCCGAAACCATCAGTGAGGGTTACTTTTAAGGGATTAGAGAAGGAAAAGTATTATGTTACGCTACTTTCTAAGCAAGAAGGTTCAGGTCCATGGAGAATGGATAAGGAGTATGATGGTAAAAACAAAGAGATATGGAAGAAGTTTGAATCTTACAAAGATCATGATAGTTTTCATTTTATTGGATGCTTTTCTGAATGCAGTGAGACGCATCAGTTTGATTGGACGTATTGGCCACCTGATGAATTTAAGATATTAATCTATTTTCCTAAACAGAATCAGTTCCTTATTAGTACAGATTCATATACTCGTTATGCATTCGATAGTTATTATACCGTGACAGTGAGAAATAATAAGATTCGGTCCATTACTCATCCAGATCAGACTTTAGAAGTAGAGAAAACATATGATAGTAGAAGTGAAATTATAAATTTGCTAGCCCGAATTATTTTGACTATTGTGATGGAACTAGTTGTGGCTTATCTATTTTATTATAGAACGAAGATGCAGATCGCAATCATTGTAGTTACGAACATTATGACCCAGACGATTTTAAATATCCTTTTAAATGTGATCAATTACAATAAGGGAGAATATGCATTTGTATTTCATTATATGTGGATGGAGATGGTTATCATACTTATTGAAGGAGCAATCTATTCCCAATTATTACAGCGTTATGAGAAAAATCCAACTCGAGAGGGAGCACCTTGGAGTTATGCTATATTAGCAAATGGACTTTCTTTTTTCTTAGGAATCATTATTGCTTACTATATTCCAGGAATCTTTTAATATTGATTTTTCTCATATGCTTTTGGCGAGATTCCAATTTGTTTCTTGAAAATTCGGTAAAAGTAATTGGAATTATTAAAGCCACATCGAGAAGCAATTTCAGTGACCGTGTATCTTTTTTGCCGTAATAGCGAACATGCATAATCGATTCGGAGTGACAAAATATATTCTAGCGGAGTAGTTCCATAAGCTTCCTTAAATAGACGGGTAAAATGGCGCTCCGAGTAGTTGGAGAGGGAAGCTAAGGTATGGATTGAGAGTTCATCGGTAAAATGGTGCTCCAAGTAGGAAACAGACTGCGCTAGTTTTAAAATGTCTGTTTCTGTATTTTCTTTTGTTGATGGGTAAAGGCGGGAAAAGAGAGTTATCATTTGAAGAAAGTAGGAGAGTAAGAGGGTCTGGTACCCTTCTTTTTGTTCCGTATATTCGGTAACCATCGTAGCGATCATTTTCTGTATCATGAGAAAATCAGCGGCGGGAAGCTTTAATCTACTAGTAAAGGAATGATTCTTCGTGTAGGTCGGCTCAATGATAAATAAGGCGTGGAACCCTGGAGCCTTCATAACATCATAGTTA carries:
- a CDS encoding pyruvate phosphate dikinase, encoding MAKWVYKFKEGNADMRNLLGGKGANLAEMTCLGLPIPQGFTVTTEACTEYYNNGKEISEEIQEQIFQNLKDLEEIQNKKFGDEEDPLLVSVRSGARASMPGMMDTILNLGLNDVSVEGFAKKTGNPRFAYDSYRRFIQMFSDVVMEMSKTFFEGILDEVKASKGVKYDTELTADDLKEVIVRYKAIYKEKMGQDFPQDPKVQLMEAVKAVFRSWDNPRAIYYRRMNDIPGNWGTAVNVQCMVFGNMGNTSGTGVAFTRNPSTGEAKIYGEYLINAQGEDVVAGIRTPQPITKLAEDLPECYTEFMKIAKTLEDHYRDMQDMEFTIQEGHLYFLQTRNGKRTAPAALQIACDLVDEGKITPEEAITRIEAKSLDQLLHPGFDAAALKAATPAGRGLPASPGAAAGKVYFTAEDAKNHHEAGERVILVRLETSPEDIEGMHASQGILTVRGGMTSHAAVVARGMGTACVSGCGDIKINEEEGYFEIDGKTVKEGDYISLDGSTGNIYLEDIPTVEASISGNFERIMKWADEFRTLQVRTNADTPADAKNAVKFGAQGIGLCRTEHMFFDAERIPKIRKMILSKTVEAREEALNELIPFQKGDFKALYEVMEGRPVTIRFLDPPLHEFVPTEEDDIIALAKDMNLTVDEVKATCNALHEFNPMMGHRGCRLAVTYPEIARMQTRAVMEAAIEVKAEKGFNVVPEIMIPLVGEKKELKFVKDVVVETAELVKKEKGSDIEYHIGTMIEIPRAALMADEIAEEAEFFSFGTNDLTQMTFGFSRDDAGKFLDSYYTNKIYESDPFARLDQKGVGQLVKLAAEKGKATRSNIKLGICGEHGGDPSTIDFCHRVGLTYVSCSPFRVPIARLAAAQAAIANK
- a CDS encoding predicted permease, with the translated sequence MKKYFWISVFTIILFIPLFQQTATADTGPKPSVRVTFKGLEKEKYYVTLLSKQEGSGPWRMDKEYDGKNKEIWKKFESYKDHDSFHFIGCFSECSETHQFDWTYWPPDEFKILIYFPKQNQFLISTDSYTRYAFDSYYTVTVRNNKIRSITHPDQTLEVEKTYDSRSEIINLLARIILTIVMELVVAYLFYYRTKMQIAIIVVTNIMTQTILNILLNVINYNKGEYAFVFHYMWMEMVIILIEGAIYSQLLQRYEKNPTREGAPWSYAILANGLSFFLGIIIAYYIPGIF
- a CDS encoding transcriptional regulator, AraC family, whose translation is MFEFSLHTFTQNEDFPFFIQYGKHEEDLTLHTHKDFSELVIVLSGQATHVVDCEEFSIKKGDVFVINANTSHAYQSTTDFKICNIMFRQKEILSYNYDVMKAPGFHALFIIEPTYTKNHSFTSRLKLPAADFLMIQKMIATMVTEYTEQKEGYQTLLLSYFLQMITLFSRLYPSTKENTETDILKLAQSVSYLEHHFTDELSIHTLASLSNYSERHFTRLFKEAYGTTPLEYILSLRIDYACSLLRQKRYTVTEIASRCGFNNSNYFYRIFKKQIGISPKAYEKNQY